In one Novosphingopyxis iocasae genomic region, the following are encoded:
- the queE gene encoding 7-carboxy-7-deazaguanine synthase, with protein sequence MSYAVKEIFPTLQGEGAHAGRRAVFLRFAGCNLWTGREQDREKAICRFCDTDFVGMDGENGARYADAESLGDKVAELWGAGRTRRYVVMTGGEPMLQVDDALIDALHARGFEIAIESNGTLPVPRTIDWICISPKAGSETVQRSGDELKLVWPQPGSDWQAMESWDFSHHLIQPMDSASADENRAEAIAFVEAHPAWRLSLQTHKLLGLP encoded by the coding sequence GTGAGCTACGCCGTAAAGGAGATTTTCCCGACCCTTCAGGGTGAGGGCGCGCATGCCGGACGCCGCGCAGTGTTCCTGCGCTTTGCCGGTTGCAATCTCTGGACCGGGCGGGAGCAGGATCGGGAAAAGGCCATCTGCCGTTTCTGCGACACCGATTTCGTCGGGATGGATGGTGAGAATGGCGCGCGTTACGCCGATGCCGAAAGCCTTGGCGATAAGGTCGCCGAGCTATGGGGCGCGGGACGCACGCGGCGCTATGTCGTGATGACCGGCGGCGAGCCGATGTTGCAGGTGGACGATGCGCTGATCGACGCCCTGCACGCGCGCGGGTTCGAGATCGCGATCGAAAGCAACGGCACGCTGCCGGTGCCGCGCACGATCGACTGGATCTGCATCAGCCCCAAGGCGGGGTCCGAAACCGTCCAGCGTTCGGGCGACGAATTGAAACTGGTCTGGCCGCAGCCCGGATCGGATTGGCAGGCCATGGAAAGCTGGGACTTTTCCCATCATCTGATCCAGCCGATGGACAGCGCGTCGGCGGACGAAAACCGGGCCGAGGCGATTGCCTTTGTGGAAGCGCACCCGGCGTGGCGGCTGTCCTTGCAGACGCACAAGTTGTTGGGGCTGCCCTGA
- the queC gene encoding 7-cyano-7-deazaguanine synthase QueC codes for MTETGKQAVLLLSGGLDSMVAGGIAREQGFDILALTVDYNQRHRVELESAARIAETLGAKRHVVLPLDLTQFGGSALTADIDVPKDGAGTRDEGGIPITYVPARNTIFLSLCLGWAEAAGARDMVIGVNALDYSGYPDCRPEFIDAFQRLAMLGTKAGDAKESFEVRAPLQYMSKADIAAEAMRLGLDPAMSWSCYDPTPDGKHCGECDSCRLRHGGFVEAGIEDPTVYAVTPVVG; via the coding sequence ATGACAGAAACCGGAAAACAGGCGGTGCTGCTGCTCTCGGGCGGCCTCGATTCGATGGTGGCGGGCGGGATCGCGCGCGAACAGGGCTTCGACATTCTGGCGCTGACGGTGGATTATAACCAGCGCCACCGTGTCGAGCTGGAAAGCGCCGCGCGGATCGCCGAAACGCTGGGGGCGAAACGTCATGTGGTACTGCCGCTCGATCTGACGCAATTCGGCGGCTCCGCACTCACCGCGGATATCGATGTGCCCAAGGACGGCGCGGGTACACGCGACGAAGGCGGCATTCCGATCACCTATGTTCCGGCGCGCAACACCATCTTCCTCTCGCTCTGCCTCGGCTGGGCGGAGGCGGCGGGCGCGCGCGACATGGTGATCGGCGTCAACGCGCTCGACTATTCCGGCTACCCCGATTGCCGTCCCGAGTTCATCGATGCCTTTCAGCGGCTGGCCATGCTCGGCACCAAGGCGGGCGATGCGAAGGAAAGCTTCGAGGTGCGCGCCCCGCTGCAATATATGAGCAAGGCCGACATCGCGGCCGAAGCGATGCGGCTGGGGCTCGATCCCGCGATGAGCTGGTCCTGCTACGATCCTACCCCGGACGGCAAGCATTGCGGCGAATGCGACAGCTGCCGCCTGCGCCATGGCGGCTTCGTGGAAGCCGGGATCGAAGACCCGACCGTCTATGCCGTCACGCCGGTGGTCGGGTGA
- a CDS encoding Hsp33 family molecular chaperone HslO, translating to MTEQIPTQTETFSDLPLRFSIPARHARGRAVRIETALADILSAHAYPPVIEALLTEAVTLTALLGSLLKDAGGELTMQAQTGEGAVTLLVCDYRDGQLRGYAQYDEAKVAELTPEPTLFGLFGQGYLAITFDRKKRSENEPGARYQGIVPLEGASLAEACEYYFAQSEQIPTLIRTARSSGEDRTVAGGFLVQHLAEGEEGRERLHVRLDHPEWEHVRALAETVKPEELADGALPLEELVWRLFHEEDEVRIEQGTGLSKGCRCDPDHIRSVIGRFPVEERREMADEDGDIKVDCEFCNRQFPISLSSMEN from the coding sequence ATGACTGAACAGATCCCTACCCAGACCGAGACCTTTTCCGACCTTCCCTTGCGCTTTTCCATCCCGGCCCGCCATGCGCGCGGCCGCGCGGTGCGGATCGAGACGGCGCTGGCCGATATCCTGTCCGCCCATGCCTATCCGCCGGTGATCGAGGCGCTGCTCACCGAAGCGGTGACGCTCACCGCGCTGCTCGGCTCGCTCCTTAAGGATGCGGGCGGCGAGCTGACCATGCAGGCGCAGACCGGCGAGGGCGCGGTGACGCTGCTGGTTTGCGATTATCGCGACGGCCAGCTGCGCGGCTATGCGCAATATGACGAGGCCAAGGTGGCCGAACTGACGCCCGAGCCGACGCTCTTCGGTCTGTTCGGCCAGGGCTATCTGGCGATCACCTTCGATCGCAAGAAGCGCAGCGAGAACGAGCCGGGGGCGCGCTATCAGGGCATCGTGCCGCTGGAAGGCGCCTCGCTGGCCGAGGCCTGCGAATATTATTTCGCGCAGTCCGAGCAGATCCCGACGCTGATCCGCACCGCGCGTTCCTCCGGCGAGGATCGCACCGTGGCAGGCGGTTTCCTGGTCCAGCATCTGGCCGAGGGCGAGGAAGGGCGCGAGCGGCTGCATGTGCGGCTTGACCATCCCGAATGGGAGCATGTCCGCGCGCTTGCCGAGACGGTGAAGCCTGAAGAGCTGGCAGACGGCGCGCTGCCGCTGGAAGAGCTGGTCTGGCGCCTCTTTCATGAAGAGGACGAGGTACGGATCGAACAGGGCACCGGCCTGTCCAAGGGCTGCCGCTGCGATCCGGACCATATCCGGTCGGTCATCGGACGCTTTCCCGTCGAGGAGCGGCGCGAGATGGCGGACGAGGACGGCGACATCAAGGTGGACTGCGAGTTTTGCAATCGCCAGTTCCCGATCTCGCTCTCCAGCATGGAGAACTGA
- the argF gene encoding ornithine carbamoyltransferase, with protein sequence MTRHFLNLSDAGGDAIAAMLDDALSRKAARKGWPNGKADADAPLAGHMLAMIFEKNSTRTRFSFEMAMEQLGGSAIVADSGSMQLGRGETVADTARVLSRYVDAIMIRTDDHAKVEEMAACASVPVINALTDLSHPCQIVADLLTIVEHGKALPGLQVAWLGDGNNVLHSIVEAAGLMKFDVRIGCPEGYDPDERFNEAARKAGSSITIHRNAAEAVDGADVIVTDTWISMGQKGGEAKLAAMGPFQVDEALMARAKPDALFLHCLPAHRGEEVTDGVIDGPQSVIFDEAENRLHSQKSVLRWVFGQL encoded by the coding sequence ATGACCCGCCATTTCCTGAACCTTTCGGACGCAGGCGGCGATGCTATTGCCGCGATGCTGGACGATGCATTGAGCCGGAAAGCGGCGCGCAAGGGCTGGCCGAATGGCAAGGCGGACGCGGACGCGCCGCTGGCCGGGCACATGCTCGCGATGATCTTCGAGAAAAACTCCACGCGCACGCGCTTCAGCTTCGAAATGGCGATGGAACAGCTCGGCGGTAGCGCCATCGTCGCCGATTCCGGCTCGATGCAGCTGGGGCGGGGCGAAACGGTGGCGGACACGGCGCGCGTCCTCTCGCGCTATGTCGATGCCATCATGATCCGCACCGACGATCATGCCAAGGTGGAGGAGATGGCCGCCTGCGCCAGCGTGCCAGTGATCAACGCGCTCACCGATCTCTCGCATCCCTGCCAGATCGTTGCCGACCTGCTGACCATCGTGGAGCATGGCAAGGCGCTGCCCGGCCTGCAGGTCGCCTGGCTGGGCGACGGCAACAACGTCCTGCACTCGATCGTCGAGGCGGCGGGCCTCATGAAGTTCGACGTGCGCATCGGCTGCCCGGAAGGCTATGATCCGGACGAGCGCTTCAACGAAGCCGCGCGCAAGGCGGGCAGCAGCATCACGATCCACCGCAACGCCGCCGAAGCGGTCGACGGAGCCGACGTGATCGTTACCGACACCTGGATTTCGATGGGCCAGAAGGGCGGCGAGGCGAAGCTGGCCGCCATGGGCCCGTTCCAGGTGGACGAGGCGCTGATGGCGCGCGCGAAGCCGGACGCGCTGTTCCTCCACTGCCTGCCCGCGCACCGCGGCGAGGAAGTGACGGACGGCGTAATCGACGGCCCGCAATCGGTGATTTTCGACGAGGCGGAAAACCGCCTGCACTCGCAAAAATCGGTTCTGCGCTGGGTTTTCGGGCAGCTCTAA
- a CDS encoding aspartate aminotransferase family protein — protein sequence MSISPLMPVYPRCDVRPVEGDGCHLITEDGRRLLDFASGIAVNALGHSHPALIGAIQEQAAKLMHVSNLYGSPQGERLAQMIVDTTFADTVFFTNSGAEAVECAIKTARAYHQHEAGDSGRTEIITFSMAFHGRTMATISASNQEKMHKGFMPLLPGFKYVEFNDLEAARAAVGPQTAGFLVEPIQGEGGIRPASEEFLKGLRQICDEQDLMLVLDEVQCGVGRTGKLYAHELYGIEPDVLATAKGIAGGFPLGACLATEKAARGMGFGSHGSTYGGNPLAMAAGEAVWKVISDEDFLADVRAKGERLRSMLEQFIGNHSDLFELVRGHGLMLGLKMKVESRPFYAHLRDNHDLMTVAAGENTIRVLPPLVIEDEHIQEFMEKLSAGAADYVVPEAAAA from the coding sequence ATGTCCATCTCCCCGCTCATGCCTGTCTATCCGCGTTGCGACGTGCGTCCGGTGGAGGGCGATGGCTGCCATCTGATCACCGAGGACGGGCGGCGCCTCTTGGATTTCGCCAGCGGCATCGCGGTGAATGCGCTCGGCCACAGCCATCCTGCGCTGATCGGCGCGATTCAGGAGCAGGCTGCCAAGCTGATGCACGTGTCCAATCTCTATGGCAGCCCGCAGGGCGAGCGGCTGGCGCAGATGATCGTCGACACCACCTTCGCCGACACCGTGTTCTTCACCAACAGCGGCGCGGAAGCGGTGGAATGCGCAATCAAGACGGCGCGTGCCTATCACCAGCATGAAGCGGGCGATTCCGGGCGGACCGAGATCATCACCTTCTCCATGGCCTTCCACGGCCGCACGATGGCGACGATCAGCGCTTCCAATCAGGAGAAGATGCACAAGGGCTTCATGCCGCTGCTGCCGGGCTTCAAATATGTCGAGTTCAACGATCTAGAGGCGGCGCGCGCCGCCGTGGGTCCGCAGACCGCAGGCTTCCTGGTCGAACCGATCCAGGGCGAGGGCGGCATCCGTCCGGCGAGCGAAGAATTCCTGAAGGGCCTGCGCCAGATCTGCGACGAGCAGGATCTGATGCTGGTGCTGGATGAGGTACAATGCGGCGTCGGGCGCACCGGCAAGCTCTATGCCCACGAACTGTACGGGATCGAGCCGGACGTGCTCGCCACCGCCAAGGGCATTGCCGGCGGCTTCCCGCTCGGCGCGTGCCTTGCCACCGAAAAGGCGGCGCGCGGCATGGGCTTCGGCAGCCACGGCTCTACCTATGGCGGCAATCCGCTCGCCATGGCTGCGGGCGAGGCGGTGTGGAAGGTGATTTCCGATGAGGATTTCCTCGCCGATGTGCGCGCCAAGGGCGAGCGTCTGCGCTCCATGCTCGAACAGTTCATCGGCAACCATTCGGACCTGTTCGAACTGGTGCGCGGGCACGGCCTGATGCTCGGCCTGAAGATGAAGGTGGAGAGCCGCCCCTTCTATGCGCATCTGCGCGACAATCACGATTTGATGACCGTGGCCGCGGGCGAGAACACGATCCGCGTCCTGCCGCCGCTGGTGATCGAGGATGAGCATATCCAAGAGTTCATGGAAAAGCTCAGCGCCGGTGCGGCGGACTATGTCGTGCCGGAGGCCGCAGCGGCCTGA
- a CDS encoding tRNA-binding protein, with protein sequence MHMNHDSDAPPAPDIAFDDFLKVDVRVGTIVEAEEFPEARKPAFKLRIDFGGAIGIKRSSAQITERHRLEDLVGTQVLAVVNFPPRQIGPVRSEVLTLGVPDEEGHVVLLRPDQPVPDGGRLF encoded by the coding sequence CTGCACATGAACCATGACAGCGACGCGCCGCCTGCCCCGGACATCGCGTTCGACGACTTCCTGAAGGTCGATGTCCGCGTCGGCACCATCGTCGAGGCGGAGGAATTTCCCGAGGCGCGCAAGCCAGCTTTCAAGCTGCGCATCGATTTCGGGGGCGCGATCGGCATCAAGCGCTCCAGCGCGCAGATCACCGAGCGGCACCGGCTGGAAGACCTCGTCGGCACGCAGGTGCTCGCCGTCGTCAACTTTCCGCCGCGCCAGATCGGCCCGGTGAGGAGCGAAGTGCTGACCCTCGGCGTGCCGGACGAAGAGGGCCATGTCGTCCTGTTGCGCCCGGACCAGCCGGTGCCCGATGGCGGACGGCTGTTTTAA
- a CDS encoding HpcH/HpaI aldolase/citrate lyase family protein has protein sequence MRPLRSFLFIPGDSEKKLGKVDGCGADAVILDLEDAVAPANKEGARRLVADFLKDRPAGQRSPQIWVRVNPLDGDLTLGDLVSVIGGAPDGIVHPKADGPADVRRLSYYLDALEAQAGLEQGSTKILPVATETARAPFALGDYADAGLNRLYGLTWGAEDLSAALGASGNRGADGEWAFTYKMVRSLTLMAAHAAGVAAVETLHADFRDEEGLRASSRAARAEGFSGRLAIHPAQVGPINESFLPGADEVDFARRVVAAFEADPGVGTVGIDGKMLDIPHLKAARQTLALHDAYSD, from the coding sequence ATGAGACCGCTGCGCAGTTTTCTCTTCATCCCCGGCGATAGCGAGAAAAAGCTGGGCAAGGTCGACGGCTGCGGTGCCGACGCGGTGATCCTCGATCTGGAGGATGCCGTCGCGCCCGCGAATAAGGAGGGTGCGCGGCGCTTGGTCGCAGACTTTCTGAAGGACCGGCCGGCCGGGCAGCGCAGCCCGCAGATCTGGGTGCGCGTCAATCCGCTGGACGGTGATCTGACGCTGGGGGATCTGGTTTCGGTGATCGGCGGCGCGCCCGACGGCATTGTGCATCCCAAGGCCGATGGCCCGGCGGATGTGCGGCGGCTCTCTTATTATCTGGATGCGCTGGAGGCGCAGGCCGGGCTCGAACAGGGCTCCACCAAGATCCTGCCCGTCGCCACGGAGACGGCCCGCGCGCCCTTCGCGCTGGGCGATTACGCCGATGCCGGGCTGAACCGGCTTTACGGGCTCACTTGGGGCGCCGAAGATCTGTCGGCGGCGCTCGGCGCCAGCGGCAATCGCGGCGCGGACGGGGAATGGGCGTTCACCTACAAGATGGTCCGCTCGCTCACGCTGATGGCGGCGCATGCCGCGGGCGTCGCCGCGGTCGAGACGCTGCATGCCGATTTCCGCGATGAAGAAGGCCTGCGCGCCAGCTCCCGTGCCGCGCGGGCCGAGGGCTTTTCCGGCCGCCTCGCCATCCATCCGGCGCAGGTCGGCCCCATCAACGAAAGCTTCCTGCCCGGCGCCGATGAGGTGGATTTCGCGCGCCGCGTGGTGGCCGCGTTCGAGGCCGATCCCGGTGTCGGCACGGTCGGCATCGACGGCAAGATGCTCGATATCCCGCATCTGAAGGCCGCGCGCCAGACTCTGGCGCTGCACGACGCCTATAGCGATTGA
- a CDS encoding MaoC family dehydratase: protein MAGLWFEQLEVGQVFRHDMRRTVTETDNLLFTTLTHNPAALHLDAEYMAKSDFGKIIVNSTFTLGLMVGISVGDTTLGTAVANLGWDEVRFPAPVYVGDTLRIETEVVDLRESKSRPTAGIVTFVHRAYNQDDVLVASCKRTGLQHKGPTE from the coding sequence ATGGCCGGTCTTTGGTTCGAACAGCTCGAGGTGGGGCAGGTTTTCCGCCACGACATGCGCCGCACGGTGACCGAGACCGACAATCTGCTCTTCACCACGCTCACCCATAATCCCGCGGCGCTGCATCTTGACGCCGAATATATGGCGAAGAGCGATTTCGGGAAAATCATCGTCAACTCCACCTTCACGCTCGGCCTGATGGTCGGCATTTCGGTGGGCGATACCACGCTCGGCACCGCCGTCGCGAACCTGGGGTGGGACGAGGTGCGCTTTCCCGCACCGGTCTATGTCGGCGATACGCTACGGATCGAGACGGAGGTGGTGGACCTGCGCGAAAGCAAATCGCGCCCCACCGCAGGCATCGTCACCTTCGTGCACCGCGCCTATAATCAGGACGATGTGCTGGTCGCGAGCTGCAAGCGCACCGGCCTGCAGCACAAGGGGCCGACTGAATGA
- a CDS encoding TorF family putative porin: MRQSRPLLTASLLAAPLLALAAPAMAQSYDTAPPEDIAVSANVALVSDYRFRGISQTDKEIAIQGGATLSNPQSGLYGGFWASNLAGWGTFGGSNTELDLFGGVIVPVGGGELDAGVVWYMYPGGADTTDFAELYAKLSGTVGPLSLTAGVAYAPPQEALGNVFFTGAAAAAGIPNDPGDKEDNLYLSGDASAGIPTTPVTLKAHIGYSNGNPGLGPNGTSIAPTGEYWDWSLGADVAYKALTFGVAYVDTDISRAESAYLLPNFSALDGGRIDNGTVVFSVSAGF; the protein is encoded by the coding sequence ATGCGCCAATCCCGCCCCCTTCTCACAGCTTCTCTGCTCGCCGCCCCTCTCCTCGCCTTAGCCGCGCCTGCCATGGCGCAGAGCTACGACACCGCCCCGCCGGAAGACATCGCCGTATCCGCCAATGTGGCGCTGGTGAGCGACTATCGCTTCCGCGGCATCTCGCAGACCGACAAGGAAATCGCCATTCAGGGCGGGGCCACGCTGTCCAACCCGCAAAGTGGCCTGTACGGCGGTTTCTGGGCGTCCAACCTGGCTGGCTGGGGCACCTTCGGCGGCTCCAATACTGAGCTCGATCTGTTCGGCGGTGTGATTGTTCCCGTCGGCGGGGGCGAACTGGACGCAGGCGTCGTCTGGTACATGTATCCCGGCGGCGCGGACACCACCGACTTTGCCGAACTGTATGCGAAGCTGAGCGGTACCGTCGGCCCGCTCTCGCTGACCGCCGGCGTCGCCTATGCGCCGCCCCAGGAAGCGCTGGGCAATGTGTTCTTTACCGGCGCCGCGGCGGCTGCCGGCATTCCGAACGATCCGGGCGATAAGGAGGATAACCTCTATCTCTCCGGCGATGCATCGGCCGGCATCCCCACTACGCCGGTGACGCTGAAGGCGCATATCGGTTATTCCAACGGCAATCCCGGCCTTGGCCCCAACGGCACCAGCATCGCGCCGACCGGCGAATATTGGGACTGGTCGCTGGGCGCGGACGTTGCCTACAAAGCGCTCACTTTCGGCGTCGCTTATGTCGATACCGACATTTCCCGTGCCGAATCGGCGTATCTCCTGCCCAATTTCTCGGCGTTGGACGGCGGCCGGATCGATAACGGCACGGTTGTGTTCTCGGTCAGCGCAGGCTTCTGA
- the glmS gene encoding glutamine--fructose-6-phosphate transaminase (isomerizing) — protein sequence MCGIIGILGRGDVADRLVDGLKRLEYRGYDSAGICTVHDEQFERRRSEGKLRNLTAKLADEPAVGSAGIAHTRWATHGAPTVDNAHPHASGAVAVVHNGIIENFKPLRRELQERGRTFESQTDTEVVVHLIAEQVEQGQSPEDAVKAVLPRLEGAFALAILFRDHDDLMIGARLGSPLVVGRGEDEDEGEAYLGSDALALAPLTRRIAYLKEGDRVIVKRGDIRILDENDQPVEREFVDSGVTAGAIEKGNYRHFMQKEIFEQPTVVAQTLGSYLRPLENVVALPDIQFDVSEIRRVTIVACGTSYYAGMVAKYWFEQFARVPVDIDVASEFRYREPIMEEGGLALFISQSGETADTLAALRHAREEGQKIAVVVNVPTSTMAREADLLLPTHAGPEIGVASTKAFTCQLAVLAALAAHLARVKGRMTAEEEQEIVKHLTEAPAAMNDALSRDGAIEAIAPLIAPARDVLYLGRGPDFPMAMEGALKLKEISYIHAEGYAAGEMKHGPIALIDEAVPVIVIAPSGPLFDKTVSNMQEVAARGGKIVLISDAKGIEEAGEGTLATIEMPTVHPLIAPLIYAVPVQLLAYHVAVAKGTDVDQPRNLAKSVTVE from the coding sequence ATGTGCGGTATTATCGGAATCCTCGGACGCGGCGATGTGGCCGATCGGCTGGTCGACGGGCTGAAACGGCTGGAATATCGCGGCTACGATTCGGCCGGCATCTGCACGGTTCATGACGAGCAGTTCGAACGCCGCCGGTCCGAGGGCAAGCTGCGCAATCTGACGGCCAAGCTGGCGGACGAGCCCGCGGTAGGCTCCGCCGGGATCGCGCACACGCGCTGGGCCACGCATGGCGCGCCGACCGTCGACAACGCGCACCCGCATGCCAGCGGCGCGGTTGCGGTGGTCCACAATGGCATCATCGAGAATTTCAAGCCGCTGCGCCGCGAGCTGCAGGAGCGCGGACGCACCTTCGAAAGCCAGACCGATACCGAGGTGGTGGTTCATCTGATCGCCGAGCAGGTGGAACAAGGGCAATCGCCCGAAGACGCGGTGAAAGCCGTGCTGCCCCGGCTGGAAGGCGCGTTCGCGCTCGCCATTCTGTTCCGCGATCATGACGATCTGATGATCGGTGCGCGCCTCGGTTCCCCGCTGGTGGTGGGTCGCGGCGAAGACGAGGATGAGGGTGAGGCCTATCTGGGTTCCGACGCGCTGGCGCTGGCCCCGCTCACCCGCCGTATCGCCTATCTGAAGGAAGGGGACCGGGTGATCGTGAAGCGGGGGGACATCCGCATCCTCGACGAGAACGACCAGCCGGTGGAGCGCGAATTCGTGGACAGCGGCGTCACTGCGGGCGCGATCGAGAAGGGCAATTACCGCCACTTCATGCAGAAGGAGATCTTCGAGCAGCCGACCGTGGTCGCGCAGACACTCGGCTCCTATCTGCGCCCGCTGGAGAACGTGGTCGCGCTGCCCGACATCCAGTTCGATGTGTCCGAAATCCGCCGCGTCACCATCGTCGCCTGCGGCACCAGCTATTATGCCGGCATGGTCGCCAAATACTGGTTCGAACAGTTCGCGCGCGTGCCGGTCGACATCGATGTGGCATCCGAATTCCGCTACCGCGAACCGATCATGGAAGAAGGGGGTCTGGCGCTCTTCATCAGCCAGTCGGGCGAAACGGCCGATACGCTCGCCGCGCTGCGGCATGCGCGCGAGGAGGGACAGAAGATCGCCGTCGTCGTCAACGTGCCCACCAGCACCATGGCACGCGAGGCGGACCTGCTCTTGCCCACCCATGCCGGCCCCGAAATCGGCGTGGCTTCCACCAAGGCGTTCACCTGCCAGCTCGCCGTACTCGCCGCACTCGCCGCGCATCTGGCGCGCGTGAAGGGGCGCATGACGGCAGAGGAAGAGCAGGAGATCGTCAAGCATCTCACCGAAGCGCCTGCAGCGATGAACGATGCATTGAGCCGCGACGGCGCGATCGAGGCGATTGCCCCGCTGATCGCCCCGGCGCGCGACGTGCTCTATCTCGGCCGCGGCCCGGACTTCCCGATGGCGATGGAAGGCGCGCTAAAGCTGAAGGAGATCAGCTATATTCATGCGGAGGGCTATGCCGCGGGCGAGATGAAGCACGGGCCGATCGCGCTGATCGACGAGGCGGTGCCGGTCATCGTCATCGCCCCGTCCGGCCCGCTGTTCGACAAGACTGTGTCCAATATGCAGGAAGTGGCCGCGCGTGGCGGCAAGATCGTGCTGATCTCGGACGCCAAGGGCATTGAGGAAGCGGGCGAGGGCACGCTGGCGACGATCGAGATGCCGACGGTGCATCCGCTGATCGCGCCGCTGATCTATGCGGTGCCGGTGCAGCTGCTCGCTTATCATGTCGCGGTGGCCAAGGGCACCGACGTCGATCAGCCGCGCAACCTCGCCAAATCGGTAACGGTGGAATAG
- a CDS encoding type II toxin-antitoxin system VapC family toxin: MSGYSLDTNILIDALRGIEQARNEIRRASEANGRAWISRMVWIEVLSKGEGEQLRRAEILLSGFGMDEIDAEIAARAAGLRRERGRLASPDAIILATAMLRGRVLITRNTKDFPANMPGIRVPYTL; this comes from the coding sequence ATGAGCGGCTATTCCCTCGACACGAACATCCTGATTGATGCGCTGCGCGGGATCGAGCAAGCGCGCAATGAAATCCGGCGCGCGAGCGAAGCCAATGGGCGCGCCTGGATCAGCAGGATGGTCTGGATCGAGGTGCTTTCCAAGGGAGAAGGCGAGCAACTTCGCCGGGCTGAAATTCTCCTCTCCGGTTTCGGGATGGACGAGATCGATGCCGAAATCGCTGCGCGTGCCGCAGGGCTCCGCCGCGAGCGTGGTCGGCTGGCGTCTCCCGATGCCATTATCCTCGCCACCGCAATGCTGCGTGGCCGCGTCCTCATTACCCGCAATACAAAGGATTTTCCGGCGAACATGCCGGGCATCCGTGTTCCCTACACTCTTTGA
- a CDS encoding ribbon-helix-helix protein, CopG family — MTRILADLPDEDIKWLDALAAEQGKSRASILREAVSAYRAEAPKDWLDIGFGAWADRNDIGDAVEWQRRERASWTRPWDDDYEDVKAEFPDLFDEEDDRQRRIYLEMSAKKDQAERSSS, encoded by the coding sequence ATGACGCGCATCCTGGCCGATCTACCCGATGAAGACATCAAATGGCTCGACGCTCTGGCGGCCGAGCAGGGCAAGTCGCGCGCGTCCATTCTGCGCGAGGCAGTGAGCGCCTACCGCGCCGAAGCCCCGAAGGACTGGCTCGACATCGGCTTCGGGGCCTGGGCGGACCGTAACGACATTGGCGACGCCGTGGAATGGCAGCGCCGCGAGCGCGCTTCCTGGACGCGGCCTTGGGACGACGATTACGAGGATGTGAAGGCGGAATTTCCCGATCTTTTCGATGAAGAGGACGACCGCCAGCGTCGCATCTACTTGGAGATGTCTGCCAAGAAGGACCAAGCCGAACGGTCCTCTTCATGA